The proteins below are encoded in one region of Phaseolus vulgaris cultivar G19833 chromosome 1, P. vulgaris v2.0, whole genome shotgun sequence:
- the LOC137814334 gene encoding ABC transporter C family member 5-like: MAVDEIGISSPTSFFSSYSSGSFESRWTAILGLPWVEVVAICANLTLFIVFVFVLLARRVVVCVGGGVRFGKDDGTGNASRGCDSVDLETRDVRIGTWFKWSVFSCFYVLLVQVLVFAFDGFALFRERDVDLDWGLALLSAPLAQGLAWIALSFSALQCKFKALERFPILLRVWWFVLFVICLCGLYVDGRGVWMEGSKHLRSHVVANFAVTPALGFLCIVAIRGVTGIKVCRISEEQQPLLVEEEPGCLKVTPYNDAGLFSLATLSWLNPLLSIGAKRPLELKDIPLVAPNDRSKTNYKILNSNWEKLKAENTSRQPSLAWAILKSFWKEAACNAIFAGVTTLVSYVGPYMISYFVDFLVGKEIFPHEGYVLAGIFFSAKLVETFTTRQWYIGVDIMGMHVRSALTAMVYRKGLRISSLAKQSHTSGEIVNYMAIDVQRVGDYSWYLHDMWMLPLQIVLALAILYKNIGIASVATLIATIISIIVTVPVARIQEDYQDRLMAAKDERMRKTSECLRNMRILKLQAWEDRYRVMLEDMRGVEFKWLRKALYSQAFITFMFWSSPIFVSAVTFATSILLGGQLTAGGVLSALATFRILQEPLRNFPDLVSTMAQTKVSLDRLSGFLLEEELQEDATVAMPQGITNIALEIKDGVFCWDPLSSRPTLSGISMKVEKRMRVAVCGMVGSGKSSFLSCILGEIPKTSGEVRVCGSSAYVSQSAWIQSGTIEENILFGSPMDKAKYKNVLHACSLKKDLELFSHGDQTIIGDRGINLSGGQKQRVQLARALYQDADIYLLDDPFSAVDAHTGSDLFRDYILTALADKTVIYVTHQVEFLPAADLILVLREGCIIQAGKYDDLLQAGTDFNILVSAHHEAIEAMDIPTHSSEDSDENLSLEASVMTSKKSICSANDIDSLAKEVQEGASTSAQKAIKEKKKAKRLRKKQLVQEEERIRGRVSMKVYLSYMAAAYKGLLIPLIIIAQALFQFLQIASNWWMAWANPQTEGDLPKVTPSVLLLVYMALAFGSSWFIFLRSVLVATFGLAAAQKLFLKLIRSVFHAPMSFFDSTPAGRILNRVSIDQSVVDLDIPFRLGGFASTTIQLIGIVAVMTEVTWQVLLLVVPMAVACLWMQKYYMASSRELVRIVSIQKSPIIHLFGESIAGASTIRGFGQEKRFMKRNLYLLDCFARPFFCSLSAIEWLCLRMELLSTFVFAFCMVLLVSFPRGTIDPSMAGLAVTYGLNLNARLSRWILSFCKLENKIISIERIYQYSQIPREAPTIIEDSRPPSSWPENGTIEIIDLKVRYKENLPLVLHGVTCTFPGGKKIGIVGRTGSGKSTLIQALFRLIEPTSGSILIDNINISEIGLHDLRGHLSIIPQDPTLFEGTIRGNLDPLEEHSDKEIWEALDKSQLGEVIRDKGQQLDTPVLENGDNWSVGQRQLVALGRALLQQSRILVLDEATASVDTATDNLIQKIIRSEFKNCTVCTIAHRIPTVIDSDQVLVLSDGRVAEFDTPSRLLEDKSSMFLKLVTEYSSRSSGIPEF; encoded by the exons ATGGCCGTCGATGAAATTGGAATCTCGTCTCCGACGtcgtttttttcttcttattcttcGGGATCGTTTGAGAGCCGTTGGACCGCGATCCTTGGATTGCCTTGGGTGGAAGTGGTGGCAATCTGTGCCAACTTGACACTGTTTATTGTGTTTGTGTTCGTTCTTTTGGCGAGGAGGGTGGTTGTGTGTGTAGGGGGTGGAGTTAGATTTGGTAAGGACGATGGAACTGGCAATGCCAGCCGCGGCTGTGATAGTGTTGATTTGGAAACTCGTGACGTTCGGATTGGAACGTGGTTCAAGTGGTCGGTGTTCTCTTGTTTCTATGTTCtgttggtgcaagttttggtgttTGCGTTTGATGGGTTTGCTTTGTTTAGAGAAAGGGATGTGGATTTGGATTGGGGTTTGGCTCTTCTTTCTGCGCCTCTAGCGCAGGGTTTAGCTTGGATTGCTTTGAGCTTCTCGGCTTTGCAGTGCAAGTTCAAGGCGCTTGAGAGGTTTCCAATTTTGCTCAGagtttggtggtttgtgttgtttgttatttgtttgtgtggTTTGTATGTTGATGGGAGGGGGGTTTGGATGGAAGGTTCCAAGCACCTGCGTTCTCATGTTGTGGCGAATTTTGCGGTCACTCCTGCTCTTGGGTTTTTGTGTATTGTTGCAATTAGGGGTGTTACTGGTATAAAGGTTTGTAGGATTTCTGAGGAGCAACAGCCATTGCTTGTTGAGGAAGAACCGGGGTGTCTTAAGGTTACTCCCTATAATGATGCTGGACTTTTTAGCTTGGCCACTTTGTCTTGGTTGAATCCCCTGCTTTCCATTGGGGCAAAAAGGCCTCTTGAGCTTAAGGACATTCCCCTTGTTGCTCCTAATGACCGATCCAAGACAAATTATAAGATTTTGAATTCTAATTGGGAGAAATTGAAGGCAGAAAACACATCCAGGCAGCCTTCATTAGCTTGGGCGATTCTCAAGTCATTCTGGAAGGAGGCGGCTTGTAATGCCATATTTGCTGGTGTCACCACTCTTGTCTCGTATGTTGGTCCATACATGATAAGTTACTTTGTTGATTTCTTAGTTGGCAAAGAGATATTCCCACATGAGGGGTATGTTCTTGCAGGGATATTCTTTTCGGCTAAGCTTGTGGAGACCTTCACTACTAGGCAGTGGTATATAGGGGTGGACATCATGGGTATGCATGTTAGGTCGGCTCTAACTGCAATGGTATATCGGAAGGGGTTAAGGATATCAAGCTTGGCCAAGCAAAGTCACACAAGTGGGGAAATTGTTAACTACATGGCTATTGATGTTCAGAGGGTTGGGGACTACTCTTGGTATCTCCATGACATGTGGATGCTTCCTCTCCAGATTGTTCTTGCCCTGGCAATTTTGTATAAGAATATTGGAATTGCCTCTGTTGCCACGCTGATTGCTACAATAATTTCCATTATCGTCACTGTTCCTGTGGCCAGGATCCAGGAAGACTATCAAGACAGATTAATGGCTGCTAAGGATGAAAGGATGAGAAAAACATCCGAGTGCTTGAGGAATATGAGGATTCTCAAACTTCAAGCTTGGGAGGACAGATATAGAGTGATGTTGGAGGATATGCGTGGAGTAGAATTCAAGTGGCTTCGGAAAGCCCTCTATTCTCAGGCTTTCATAACTTTTATGTTCTGGAGCTCTCCTATATTTGTTTCAGCAGTCACTTTTGCTACTTCCATATTGTTGGGTGGTCAGCTGACTGCTGGTGGTGTACTTTCTGCTCTGGCTACTTTCAGGATCCTGCAAGAACCTTTGAGGAATTTTCCAGACTTGGTGTCAACAATGGCTCAAACGAAAGTTTCTCTAGATCGGTTATCTGGTTTCCTTCTGGAGGAAGAATTGCAGGAAGATGCAACTGTTGCCATGCCACAAGGCATCACTAACATTGCTTTAGAAATTAAGGATGGTGTGTTCTGTTGGGACCCTTTATCTTCTAGACCTACCCTATCAGGGATAAGTATGAAAGTTGAAAAAAGAATGCGCGTGGCTGTTTGTGGTATGGTTGGCTCTGGGAAATCAAGCTTTCTGTCTTGCATCCTTGGAGAAATTCCTAAGACTTCTGGGGAA GTCAGAGTGTGTGGATCTTCTGCATATGTCTCCCAATCAGCATGGATACAATCAGGAACTATAGAAGAAAATATCCTCTTCGGAAGCCCAATGGACAAAGCAAAGTACAAGAACGTTCTTCATGCTTGTTCACTGAAAAAGGACCTAGAACTTTTTTCACATGGTGATCAGACAATTATTGGTGACAGAGGTATAAACCTGAGTGGTGGCCAGAAGCAGCGGGTTCAGCTTGCTCGAGCACTCTACCAAGATGCTGATATTTATCTTCTTGATGATCCCTTCAGTGCAGTTGATGCTCACACAGGATCTGACTTGTTTAGG GATTATATATTGACAGCACTAGCAGATAAAACAGTCATTTATGTGACCCACCAAGTTGAATTTCTACCCGCTGCTGATTTGATACTG gtgcttagagaaGGCTGCATCATACAGGCAGGAAAGTATGATGACCTTTTACAAGCAGGAACAGATTTCAATATTCTAGTTTCAGCTCATCATGAAGCCATAGAGGCTATGGATATCCCTACTCACTCCTCTGAAGATTCAGATGAAAATTTATCTCTTGAGGCATCTGTTATGACCAGTAAGAAGTCCATTTGTTCTGCAAATGATATAGACAGTTTGGCCAAGGAAGTACAAGAAGGAGCATCTACTTCAGCTCAAAAGGCAAttaaggaaaagaagaaagcaAAGAGATTGAGGAAGAAACAGCTTGTTCAGGAAGAAGAGAGGATTAGAGGTAGAGTCAGTATGAAGGTCTACTTGTCATACATGGCAGCCGCATATAAAGGCTTGTTAATTCCTCTCATAATCATTGCGCAAGCATTATTTCAGTTCCTTCAGATTGCTAGCAATTGGTGGATGGCTTGGGCTAACCCTCAAACAGAAGGAGACCTGCCCAAAGTAACCCCCTCAGTTCTTCTTCTTGTATATATGGCCCTTGCTTTTGGTAGCTCATGGTTTATATTTTTAAGGTCTGTTCTGGTGGCTACATTTGGCCTTGCAGCTGCACAGAAGCTATTTTTGAAATTGATTAGAAGTGTTTTCCATGCACCAATGTCTTTCTTTGACTCTACACCAGCTGGAAGGATCTTGAATAGG GTATCAATTGATCAAAGTGTTGTGGATCTTGACATTCCTTTTAGACTTGGTGGGTTTGCTTCAACAACAATACAACTTATTGGTATTGTTGCGGTAATGACAGAAGTTACATGGCAAGTTCTACTCTTAGTTGTCCCAATGGCTGTTGCTTGTTTGTGGATGCAG AAATACTACATGGCATCCTCCAGGGAACTGGTTCGTATTGTTAGCATCCAGAAGTCTCCAATTATACATCTTTTTGGTGAGTCAATTGCTGGAGCATCCACCATCAGAGGTTTTGGACAAGAAAAAAGGTTCATGAAGCGGAACCTCTATCTTCTTGATTGTTTTGCACGACCATTCTTCTGTAGTCTTTCTGCAATTGAGTGGCTTTGCCTGCGGATGGAGTTACTGTCAACCTTTGTATTTGCTTTCTGCATGGTATTGCTTGTGAGTTTTCCTCGAGGAACTATCGACCCCA GCATGGCTGGACTTGCTGTGACATATGGCCTAAATTTAAATGCACGCTTATCACGGTGGATACTCAGCTTTTGCAaacttgaaaataaaattatatccaTTGAGAGAATATATCAGTACAGCCAAATTCCTAGGGAAGCACCCACTATAATTGAAGATTCTCGCCCTCCATCCTCATGGCCAGAAAATGGGACAATCGAAATAATTGATTTGAAG GTCCGTTACAAGGAGAATCTTCCTTTGGTGCTTCATGGAGTAACATGCACATTTCCTGGTGGAAAGAAGATCGGAATAGTTGGACGAACAGGAAGTGGAAAATCTACCTTAATTCAGGCATTATTTCGATTGATTGAACCAACTAGTGGAAGTATCCTTATAGACAACATAAATATTTCAGAGATTGGCCTTCATGATCTTCGAGGCCATCTCAGTATCATCCCACAAGATCCAACTTTATTCGAAGGGACCATTAGAGGCAATCTTGATCCTCTTGAGGAGCACTCAGATAAAGAGATTTGGGAG GCACTTGACAAGTCTCAGCTTGGAGAGGTTATCCGTGATAAAGGACAACAGCTTGATACACCAG TTCTAGAAAATGGAGATAATTGGAGTGTAGGACAGCGACAACTTGTTGCTCTGGGCCGAGCACTGCTGCAGCAGTCAAGAATACTTGTACTGGATGAAGCAACAGCATCAGTTGATACCGCCACAGATAATCTTATCCAGAAGATTATCCGAAGTGAGTTCAAGAACTGCACTGTCTGCACCATTGCACATCGTATACCTACTGTCATCGACAGTGATCAAGTTCTTGTGCTCAGTGATG GTCGAGTTGCAGAGTTTGACACACCTTCAAGACTATTAGAGGACAAGTCTTCCATGTTTCTGAAGTTGGTGACTGAGTATTCATCACGTTCGAGTGGTATACCAGAATTTTAG
- the LOC137814333 gene encoding xyloglucan galactosyltransferase MUR3, translating into MRRRPVAGIFPEQMEKTTSRNPNSRLCFLALLSAFFWFLLLYFHFAVLGNQSPKVSPLPITFQQPRKSLGSQTLTPIETPPTPSFPFARALRTALNKSDRCGGRYIYVHDLPSRFNEDMLKKCRTLSLWTNMCKFTTNAGLGPPLENVKGVFSDTGWYATNQFTVDVIFSNRMKQYDCLTRDPSLAAAFFVPFYAGFDIARYLWGYNITVRDSASVELVDWLMKRPEWKIMNGRDHFLVAGRITWDFRRLTEDESDWGNKLLFLPAARNMSMLVVESSPWNANDFGIPYPTYFHPAKDDDVFIWQERMRRLERKWLFSFAGAPRPDNPKSIRGQIIEQCRGSRVGKLLECDFGESKCHSPSSIMQMFQGSLFCLQPQGDSYTRRSAFDSMLAGCIPVFFHPGSAYTQYTWHLPKNYTKYSVFIPEDDIRKRNVSIEERLRQIPEEEVRIMREEVISLIPRLVYADPRSKLETLRDAFDVSVQSVIDKVTNLRKDIMEGRTDDNFIEENSWKYALLDEGQREVGPHEWDPFFSKPKDGNGDSSDLSSEAAKNSWKNEQRDTS; encoded by the coding sequence ATGAGACGGCGCCCCGTGGCGGGCATTTTCCCGGAGCAGATGGAGAAAACCACCTCCAGGAACCCTAATTCCCGCCTCTGCTTCCTCGCATTGCTCTCCGCATTCTTCTGGTTCCTCCTCCTCTACTTCCACTTCGCCGTTCTCGGAAACCAATCCCCCAAAGTATCCCCTCTCCCCATCACCTTCCAACAACCTCGCAAAAGCCTCGGCTCTCAAACACTAACCCCAATTGAAACGCCTCCGACACCCTCCTTCCCCTTCGCACGTGCCCTACGCACCGCCCTCAACAAGTCCGACAGGTGCGGAGGGCGCTACATCTACGTCCACGACCTCCCCTCGCGCTTCAACGAGGACATGTTGAAGAAGTGCAGAACGCTTTCCCTTTGGACCAACATGTGCAAGTTCACCACCAACGCCGGCCTCGGCCCCCCCTTGGAAAACGTTAAAGGCGTCTTCTCTGACACCGGCTGGTACGCTACCAATCAGTTCACCGTTGACGTCATCTTCAGCAATCGGATGAAGCAGTACGATTGCCTCACCCGCGACCCTTCCCTTGCCGCTGCGTTCTTCGTCCCCTTCTACGCCGGCTTCGACATCGCGCGCTACCTCTGGGGCTATAACATAACCGTCAGAGACTCTGCGTCGGTTGAGCTCGTTGATTGGCTCATGAAGAGGCCCGAGTGGAAGATCATGAACGGGAGGGACCATTTTCTCGTGGCGGGGAGGATCACGTGGGACTTTCGAAGACTCACTGAGGACGAATCAGACTGGGGGAACAAGCTTTTGTTTCTGCCTGCGGCGCGGAACATGTCCATGCTTGTGGTGGAGTCGAGTCCCTGGAATGCGAATGATTTTGGGATTCCTTATCCCACTTATTTTCACCCTGCTAAAGATGATGATGTGTTCATTTGGCAGGAGAGGATGCGGAGGTTGGAGAGGAAGTGGTTGTTTTCTTTCGCCGGGGCTCCGCGGCCGGATAACCCCAAATCGATAAGGGGGCAGATTATTGAGCAGTGTAGGGGATCCAGGGTGGGGAAGTTGTTGGAGTGTGATTTTGGGGAGAGTAAGTGTCATTCCCCCAGCAGCATAATGCAGATGTTTCAAGGGTCACTTTTCTGCCTTCAGCCTCAAGGGGATTCCTATACCCGAAGATCTGCTTTTGATTCGATGCTAGCTGGGTGTATACCTGTGTTTTTTCATCCGGGTTCCGCTTACACACAATACACTTGGCATCTTCCCAAGAATTATACTAAGTACTCGGTGTTCATTCCGGAGGACGATATTCGGAAGAGGAATGTTAGTATAGAAGAGAGGCTTAGACAGATTCCCGAGGAGGAAGTGAGGATCATGAGGGAGGAGGTCATTAGTTTGATCCCTAGATTGGTGTACGCGGATCCTCGATCCAAACTTGAGACTCTTAGGGATGCGTTTGATGTTTCGGTGCAGTCTGTGATTGACAAGGTTACCAATTTGAGGAAGGACATCATGGAAGGTCGCACTGATGATAATTTCATTGAGGAGAATAGTTGGAAGTATGCGTTGTTGGATGAGGGACAGCGCGAGGTTGGACCTCATGAATGGGATCCCTTCTTTTCTAAACCCAAGGATGGAAATGGGGATTCCAGTGATTTGTCTTCCGAGGCTGCAAAGAATTCTTGGAAAAATGAGCAAAGGGATACTTCTTGA